In the Streptomyces sp. f51 genome, one interval contains:
- a CDS encoding acetolactate synthase large subunit, producing MPMTEQATGAHHPQPRPRSGGQQSAPEHVTGAQSLIRSLEEVGAETVFGIPGGAILPAYDPLMDSRRVRHVLVRHEQGAGHAATGYAQATGKVGVCMATSGPGATNLVTPIADAHMDSVPLVAITGQVASKAIGTDAFQEADIVGITMPVTKHNFLVTKAEDIPRTIAEAFHIASTGRPGPVLVDIAKDALQAKTTFQWPPTQDLPGYRPVTKPHAKQIREAAKLLSQAKRPVLYVGGGVLKAHATAELKVLAELTGAPVTTTLMALGAFPDSHPLHVGMPGMHGSVTAVTALQKADLIVALGARFDDRVTGKLDSFAPFAKIVHADIDPAEIGKNRAADVPIVGDAREVIADLVQAVQKEHSEGNAGDYTAWWSDLNRWRETYPLGYEQPENGQLSPQQVIERIGQLAPEGTIFAAGVGQHQMWAAHYIQYEQPSTWLNSGGAGTMGYAVPAAMGAKAGQPDRTVWAVDGDGCFQMTNQELTTCALNNIPIKVAIINNGALGMVRQWQTLFYNQRYSNTVLHSGPDADGKQPSAGTRVPDFVKLSEAMGCHAIRCESPDDLDKVIEEANSINDRPVVVDFIVHEDAMVWPMVAAGTSNDEVMFARDVRPDFGDNEDD from the coding sequence ATGCCGATGACCGAGCAGGCCACCGGGGCCCACCATCCGCAGCCGCGGCCCCGTTCCGGAGGACAGCAGTCCGCCCCCGAGCACGTCACGGGTGCGCAGTCCCTCATCCGCTCGCTCGAGGAGGTCGGGGCCGAGACCGTATTCGGCATTCCCGGCGGTGCGATCCTTCCGGCGTACGACCCGCTGATGGACTCCCGCAGGGTGCGGCACGTGCTCGTGCGCCACGAGCAGGGCGCCGGCCACGCGGCCACCGGCTACGCGCAGGCCACCGGCAAGGTCGGCGTCTGCATGGCGACCAGCGGCCCCGGCGCGACCAACCTGGTCACCCCGATCGCCGACGCCCACATGGACTCGGTGCCGCTCGTGGCGATCACCGGACAGGTCGCGTCCAAGGCGATCGGCACGGACGCCTTCCAGGAGGCGGACATCGTCGGCATCACCATGCCGGTCACCAAGCACAACTTCCTGGTCACCAAGGCCGAGGACATCCCGCGGACGATCGCGGAGGCCTTCCACATCGCCTCCACCGGCCGCCCGGGCCCGGTCCTCGTCGACATCGCCAAGGACGCCCTCCAGGCCAAGACCACCTTCCAGTGGCCGCCCACCCAGGACCTGCCCGGCTACCGCCCGGTGACCAAGCCGCACGCCAAGCAGATCCGCGAGGCCGCCAAGCTGCTGTCCCAGGCCAAGCGGCCCGTGCTGTACGTCGGCGGCGGCGTCCTCAAGGCACACGCCACCGCCGAGCTGAAGGTCCTCGCGGAACTCACCGGAGCGCCCGTCACCACCACCCTGATGGCACTGGGCGCCTTCCCCGACAGCCACCCGCTGCACGTGGGGATGCCGGGCATGCACGGTTCGGTCACCGCCGTCACCGCGCTCCAGAAGGCCGACCTGATCGTCGCCCTCGGCGCCCGCTTCGACGACCGCGTCACCGGCAAGCTGGACAGCTTCGCCCCCTTCGCCAAGATCGTCCACGCCGACATCGACCCGGCCGAGATCGGCAAGAACCGCGCCGCCGACGTGCCGATCGTCGGAGACGCCCGCGAGGTCATCGCCGACCTGGTCCAGGCGGTCCAGAAGGAGCACAGCGAGGGCAACGCCGGCGACTACACCGCCTGGTGGAGCGACCTCAACCGCTGGCGCGAGACCTACCCGCTCGGCTACGAGCAGCCCGAAAACGGCCAGCTGTCCCCGCAGCAGGTCATCGAGCGCATCGGACAGCTCGCCCCGGAGGGCACGATCTTCGCGGCCGGCGTCGGCCAGCACCAGATGTGGGCCGCGCACTACATCCAGTACGAGCAGCCCTCGACCTGGCTGAACTCGGGCGGCGCCGGGACGATGGGCTACGCGGTCCCGGCCGCGATGGGCGCCAAGGCCGGACAGCCGGACCGCACGGTCTGGGCGGTCGACGGCGACGGCTGCTTCCAGATGACCAACCAGGAACTCACCACCTGCGCCCTGAACAACATCCCGATCAAGGTCGCCATCATCAACAACGGCGCACTCGGGATGGTCCGCCAGTGGCAGACCCTCTTCTACAACCAGCGCTACTCCAACACCGTGCTGCACAGCGGCCCGGACGCGGACGGCAAGCAGCCGAGCGCCGGCACCCGCGTCCCCGACTTCGTGAAGCTGTCGGAGGCGATGGGCTGCCACGCCATCCGCTGCGAGTCCCCGGACGACCTCGACAAGGTGATCGAGGAGGCGAACTCGATCAACGACCGCCCCGTCGTGGTCGACTTCATCGTCCACGAGGACGCGATGGTGTGGCCGATGGTCGCCGCAGGCACCTCCAACGACGAGGTCATGTTCGCCCGGGACGTCCGCCCCGACTTCGGCGACAACGAAGACGACTGA
- the ilvN gene encoding acetolactate synthase small subunit, with protein MSKHTLSVLVENKPGVLARITALFSRRGFNIDSLAVGVTEHPEISRITIVVNVIEELPLEQVTKQLNKLVNVLKIVELEPGSAVQRELVLVKVRADNETRSQIVEIVQLFRAKTVDVSPEAVTIEATGGADKLEAMLKMLEPFGIKELVQSGTIAIGRGARSITDRSLRALDRSA; from the coding sequence ATGAGCAAGCACACCCTCTCCGTCCTCGTCGAGAACAAGCCCGGTGTCCTCGCCCGGATCACCGCCCTGTTCTCCCGGCGCGGCTTCAACATCGACTCCCTCGCCGTCGGTGTCACCGAGCACCCCGAGATCTCCCGCATCACCATCGTGGTGAACGTGATCGAGGAACTCCCGCTCGAACAGGTCACCAAGCAGCTCAACAAGCTCGTCAACGTCCTGAAGATCGTCGAACTGGAACCCGGTTCGGCCGTTCAGCGGGAACTCGTTCTGGTGAAGGTGCGCGCCGACAACGAGACGCGCTCCCAGATCGTCGAGATCGTGCAGCTGTTCCGTGCCAAGACCGTCGACGTCTCCCCGGAGGCCGTCACCATCGAGGCCACCGGCGGCGCCGACAAGCTGGAGGCCATGCTCAAGATGCTGGAGCCCTTCGGCATCAAGGAGCTCGTCCAGTCCGGCACGATCGCGATCGGACGCGGGGCGCGTTCGATCACCGACCGGTCGCTGCGCGCGCTCGACCGGTCGGCCTGA
- the ilvC gene encoding ketol-acid reductoisomerase, translating to MAELFYDDDADLSIIQGRKVAVIGYGSQGHAHALSLRDSGVDVRVGLHEGSKSKAKAEEQGLRVVTPSEAAAEADVIMILVPDPIQAQVYEESIKDNLKDGDALFFGHGLNIRYGFIKPPAGIDVCMVAPKGPGHLVRRQYEEGRGVPCIAAVEQDATGNGFELALSYAKGIGGTRAGVIKTTFTEETETDLFGEQAVLCGGTAALVKAGFETLTEAGYQPEIAYFECLHELKLIVDLMYEGGLEKMRWSVSETAEWGDYITGPRIITDATKAEMKQILAEIQDGTFARNWMDEYHSGLKKYNEYKTQDENHLLETTGKELRKLMSWVNDDEA from the coding sequence GTGGCCGAGCTGTTCTACGACGACGACGCTGACCTGTCCATCATCCAGGGCCGCAAGGTCGCGGTCATCGGCTACGGCAGCCAGGGCCACGCGCACGCGCTGTCCCTGCGCGACTCGGGTGTCGACGTCCGCGTCGGTCTCCACGAGGGCTCCAAGTCCAAGGCGAAGGCCGAGGAGCAGGGCCTGCGCGTGGTGACCCCGTCGGAGGCCGCGGCCGAGGCCGACGTCATCATGATCCTGGTGCCGGACCCGATCCAGGCCCAGGTCTACGAGGAGTCCATCAAGGACAACCTGAAGGACGGCGACGCGCTGTTCTTCGGCCACGGCCTGAACATCCGCTACGGCTTCATCAAGCCCCCGGCCGGCATCGACGTCTGCATGGTCGCCCCCAAGGGCCCGGGCCACCTCGTGCGCCGCCAGTACGAGGAGGGCCGCGGCGTTCCCTGTATCGCGGCCGTCGAGCAGGACGCGACCGGCAACGGCTTCGAGCTCGCCCTCTCGTACGCCAAGGGCATCGGCGGCACCCGCGCCGGCGTCATCAAGACTACCTTCACCGAGGAGACCGAGACCGACCTGTTCGGTGAGCAGGCCGTCCTCTGCGGTGGCACCGCCGCCCTGGTCAAGGCCGGTTTCGAGACGCTGACCGAGGCCGGCTACCAGCCGGAGATCGCGTACTTCGAGTGCCTCCACGAGCTGAAGCTCATCGTCGACCTCATGTACGAGGGCGGCCTGGAGAAGATGCGCTGGTCGGTCTCCGAGACCGCCGAGTGGGGCGACTACATCACCGGCCCGCGCATCATCACGGACGCCACCAAGGCCGAGATGAAGCAGATCCTCGCCGAGATCCAGGACGGCACGTTCGCCCGCAACTGGATGGACGAGTACCACTCGGGCCTGAAGAAGTACAACGAGTACAAGACCCAGGACGAGAACCACCTCCTGGAGACCACCGGCAAGGAGCTGCGCAAGCTCATGTCGTGGGTCAACGACGACGAGGCGTGA
- the serA gene encoding phosphoglycerate dehydrogenase gives MSSKPVVLIAEELSPATVDALGPDFEIRHCNGADRAELLPAIADVDAILIRSATKVDAEAVAAARKLKVVARAGVGLDNVDVSAATKAGVMVVNAPTSNIVTAAELACGLLLATARHIPQANTALKNGEWKRSKYTGVELAEKTLGVVGLGRIGALVAQRMSAFGMKVVAYDPYVQPARAAQMGVKVLTLDELLEVADFITVHLPKTPETLGLIGDEALHKVKPTVRIVNAARGGIVDEEALYSALKEGRVAGAGLDVYAKEPCTDSPLFELDEVVCTPHLGASTDEAQEKAGISVARSVRLALAGELVPDAVNVQGGVIAEDVKPGLPLAEKLGRIFTALAGEVAVRLDVEVYGEITQHDVKVLELSALKGVFEDVVDETVSYVNAPLFAQERGVEVRLTTSSESPDHRNVVTVRGTLGDGQEVAVSGTLAGPKHLQKIVAVGEYDVDLALADHMLVLRYEDRPGVVGTVGRILGESGINIAGMQVARANAGGEALAVLTVDDTVPPNVLTELSAEIGATSARSVNLV, from the coding sequence GTGAGCTCGAAACCTGTCGTACTCATCGCTGAAGAGCTGTCGCCCGCGACCGTAGACGCCCTGGGCCCGGACTTCGAGATCCGGCACTGCAACGGCGCGGACCGCGCCGAGCTGCTGCCCGCCATCGCCGACGTCGACGCCATCCTCATCCGCTCGGCCACCAAGGTCGACGCCGAGGCCGTCGCCGCCGCAAGGAAGCTGAAGGTCGTCGCACGAGCCGGCGTCGGCCTGGACAACGTCGACGTCTCCGCCGCCACCAAGGCAGGCGTGATGGTCGTCAACGCCCCCACCTCGAACATCGTGACCGCGGCCGAGCTGGCCTGCGGTCTCCTCCTCGCCACCGCGCGCCACATCCCGCAGGCCAACACGGCCCTGAAGAACGGCGAGTGGAAGCGCAGCAAGTACACCGGTGTCGAGCTCGCCGAGAAGACCCTCGGCGTCGTCGGCCTCGGCCGCATCGGCGCGCTCGTCGCGCAGCGCATGTCGGCGTTCGGCATGAAGGTCGTCGCCTACGACCCCTACGTCCAGCCCGCGCGGGCCGCGCAGATGGGCGTGAAGGTCCTCACCCTCGACGAGCTGCTCGAGGTCGCGGACTTCATCACCGTGCACCTGCCCAAGACCCCCGAGACCCTCGGTCTCATCGGCGACGAGGCCCTGCACAAGGTCAAGCCGACCGTGCGCATCGTCAACGCCGCGCGCGGCGGGATCGTCGACGAGGAGGCGCTGTACTCGGCGCTCAAGGAGGGCCGCGTCGCCGGCGCCGGCCTCGACGTGTACGCGAAGGAGCCCTGCACGGACTCCCCGCTCTTCGAGCTCGACGAGGTCGTCTGCACCCCGCACCTCGGCGCGTCCACGGACGAGGCCCAGGAGAAGGCCGGCATCTCCGTCGCCCGCTCCGTGCGCCTCGCCCTCGCCGGTGAGCTCGTCCCCGACGCGGTCAACGTCCAGGGCGGCGTGATCGCCGAGGACGTCAAGCCGGGTCTGCCGCTCGCCGAGAAGCTCGGCCGCATCTTCACCGCCCTCGCGGGCGAGGTCGCGGTCCGCCTCGACGTCGAGGTGTACGGCGAGATCACCCAGCACGACGTCAAGGTGCTCGAACTCTCCGCGCTCAAGGGCGTGTTCGAGGACGTCGTCGACGAGACCGTGAGCTACGTCAACGCCCCGCTGTTCGCGCAGGAGCGCGGCGTCGAGGTCCGGCTGACCACGAGCTCGGAGTCCCCCGACCACCGCAACGTGGTCACCGTGCGCGGCACGCTCGGCGACGGCCAGGAGGTCGCGGTCTCCGGCACGCTGGCCGGCCCGAAGCACCTCCAGAAGATCGTCGCCGTCGGCGAGTACGACGTGGACCTGGCGCTCGCCGACCACATGCTCGTCCTGCGCTACGAGGACCGTCCCGGTGTCGTCGGCACCGTCGGCCGCATCCTCGGCGAGTCCGGCATCAACATCGCCGGCATGCAGGTCGCCCGCGCGAACGCCGGCGGCGAGGCCCTCGCGGTGCTCACCGTCGACGACACGGTGCCGCCGAACGTCCTCACCGAGCTCTCCGCCGAGATCGGCGCGACCTCGGCGCGGTCGGTCAACCTGGTCTGA
- a CDS encoding AAA family ATPase, which produces MTQTFGTPFIGRGDELSRLTGVLDRARDGEPRAVLVAGDAGVGKTRTLTEAAAHAAASGTTVLTGHCVDLGDVGLPYLPFTEILGAAAADDRLAPAFAAHPAVDRLTGAGQGADGAPDPGGRLRLFEAVAGLLADLAGIAPLLLIIEDLHWADQSSRDLLRFLLSRGVLQRPPAGGPARGLAVFASYRADDLHRRHPLRPLLAELIRLPAVDRLELRPMADADVARLVRALRTGPVSDSTVRGIVERAEGNAFYAEELLAALPGDDDPAPPSMPSGLADVLLIRIEQLSDTAQQVLRTAAVAGRRVEHELLRDAVQLPEEELESALREAVGRQLLLPGDDSTYSFRHALTREAVYADLLPGERVRLHSRFAALLAGRDRSAKNAAERAHHSRESHDLPDALTASLEAADHAQRVGAPAEELRHLEAALELWPAVDAGARPDGGTVALTLRASAAAARAGEMHRAVHLTRDALARVGSDADSELAARVRYTLAGNLMRIDSLKDAFTYSSEALALIPAEPPSYTWVWAAATHVMAARHVGRAEDAERVARQALATAQHLRLADAQADLTISLVGMEADDRRTPKGRERLRRARELAHGAGNFPVEMRALFALAIGCYESGDLEECLTWLGDGVDRARRSGLLSSPYALELRYLQSLVLYTLGRWDACARAAADDADVLPAAAGFATGPALYVALARGRREAAVGGARALLDRPFDWMSTLVASIVLTDAAALDGDAEEAVRRLRTAAGALTDASGTGPPPVVVRLAALALAAVADAAGEARRTGDPAAADRWADTAGELVELARTTAAAGGKGGAQGPEGLAWLARAEAEWLRARSGPDVDAWERAVTAFGYGDPYELARSRRRFAEALLAKGRREEAAEQARAAHDTAVRLGAAPLREALEALLRRGRLAESPDAGERIAALTARESDVLRLLGHGRTNRQIGEELFISGKTASVHVSNILAKLGAASRTEAVAIAYREGLIEPETTPSA; this is translated from the coding sequence GTGACACAGACATTCGGCACGCCGTTCATCGGCCGCGGGGACGAACTCTCCCGGCTCACCGGCGTGCTGGACCGCGCCAGGGACGGCGAACCCCGCGCGGTCCTGGTGGCCGGGGACGCCGGTGTCGGCAAGACCCGCACGCTGACGGAGGCCGCGGCGCACGCGGCCGCCTCCGGGACGACGGTCCTGACCGGGCACTGCGTGGACCTCGGCGACGTGGGCCTGCCCTACCTCCCGTTCACGGAGATCCTCGGCGCGGCGGCGGCCGACGACCGTCTCGCCCCGGCGTTCGCCGCCCACCCGGCGGTGGACCGGCTGACCGGCGCGGGCCAGGGGGCCGACGGCGCACCCGACCCCGGCGGCCGGCTCCGGCTCTTCGAGGCCGTCGCGGGACTCCTCGCCGACCTGGCCGGCATCGCCCCGCTCCTGTTGATCATCGAGGACCTCCACTGGGCCGACCAGTCCTCCCGCGACCTGCTGCGCTTCCTGCTCAGCCGGGGCGTCCTCCAGCGGCCCCCGGCCGGCGGCCCCGCCCGGGGACTGGCGGTCTTCGCCTCGTACCGCGCGGACGACCTGCACCGCCGCCATCCGCTGCGCCCCCTGCTCGCCGAGCTGATCCGGCTGCCGGCCGTCGACCGGCTGGAGCTGCGGCCCATGGCCGACGCGGACGTGGCCCGGCTCGTCCGCGCACTGCGCACCGGCCCCGTCTCCGACAGCACCGTCCGCGGCATCGTCGAGCGCGCCGAGGGAAACGCCTTCTACGCCGAGGAGTTGCTCGCCGCACTGCCCGGTGACGACGACCCCGCCCCGCCCTCCATGCCCAGCGGACTGGCCGACGTCCTGCTCATCCGCATCGAGCAACTCTCCGACACCGCCCAGCAGGTGCTGCGCACGGCGGCCGTGGCGGGGCGCCGCGTCGAGCACGAACTGCTGCGTGACGCCGTGCAACTCCCCGAGGAGGAACTGGAGTCGGCGCTGCGCGAGGCCGTCGGGCGCCAACTGCTGCTTCCGGGGGACGACTCGACGTACTCGTTCCGCCACGCGCTCACCCGCGAGGCCGTGTACGCGGACCTGCTGCCCGGTGAACGGGTGCGGCTGCACAGCCGGTTCGCCGCACTGCTGGCGGGGCGGGACCGTTCGGCGAAGAACGCGGCCGAGCGCGCCCATCACTCACGCGAGAGCCACGACCTGCCCGACGCGCTCACCGCCAGCCTCGAAGCGGCCGATCACGCCCAGCGCGTCGGCGCGCCCGCCGAGGAGCTGCGCCATCTGGAGGCGGCACTCGAACTGTGGCCCGCGGTGGACGCGGGCGCCCGCCCCGACGGGGGCACGGTCGCCCTCACCCTGCGCGCCTCGGCGGCGGCCGCCAGGGCCGGGGAGATGCATCGCGCGGTCCACCTCACCAGGGACGCCCTGGCCAGGGTCGGCTCGGACGCCGACTCCGAGCTCGCGGCCCGGGTCCGGTACACCCTCGCGGGCAATCTGATGCGGATCGACAGCCTGAAGGACGCGTTCACGTACAGCAGCGAGGCACTCGCGCTGATCCCCGCCGAACCGCCCTCGTACACCTGGGTGTGGGCGGCCGCGACGCATGTCATGGCGGCCCGCCACGTGGGCCGGGCCGAGGACGCGGAGCGGGTCGCCCGGCAGGCGCTCGCCACCGCCCAGCACCTCCGGCTGGCCGACGCCCAGGCCGACCTGACGATCTCCCTGGTCGGCATGGAGGCGGACGACCGGCGCACCCCGAAGGGCCGCGAGCGCCTGCGCCGGGCCCGTGAACTGGCCCACGGCGCGGGGAACTTCCCCGTCGAGATGCGGGCCCTGTTCGCCCTGGCCATCGGGTGCTACGAATCCGGTGACCTGGAGGAGTGCCTGACCTGGCTCGGCGACGGCGTGGACCGCGCCCGCCGCTCCGGTCTGCTCTCCTCCCCGTACGCCCTGGAGCTGCGCTACCTCCAGTCGCTGGTGCTCTACACGCTGGGCCGCTGGGACGCGTGCGCCCGCGCGGCCGCCGACGACGCCGACGTGCTCCCGGCGGCGGCCGGCTTCGCGACGGGCCCCGCCCTGTACGTCGCCCTGGCCCGCGGCCGGCGCGAGGCCGCCGTCGGCGGAGCCCGCGCCCTGCTGGACCGGCCCTTCGACTGGATGTCGACGCTCGTCGCGAGCATCGTGCTGACCGACGCGGCGGCCCTGGACGGCGACGCGGAAGAGGCCGTACGACGGCTGCGCACCGCGGCCGGCGCCCTCACGGACGCCTCCGGGACCGGCCCGCCCCCCGTCGTGGTGCGCCTCGCCGCGCTCGCGCTGGCGGCGGTCGCGGACGCAGCCGGGGAGGCCCGCCGAACCGGTGACCCGGCCGCCGCCGACCGCTGGGCGGACACCGCGGGCGAGCTGGTGGAACTCGCCAGGACCACGGCGGCCGCGGGCGGTAAGGGCGGCGCGCAGGGACCCGAGGGCCTGGCCTGGCTCGCCCGCGCCGAGGCGGAGTGGCTGCGTGCTCGCAGCGGTCCCGACGTCGACGCCTGGGAGCGGGCCGTGACGGCCTTCGGCTACGGCGACCCGTACGAACTGGCCAGGAGCAGAAGGCGGTTCGCGGAGGCCCTGCTCGCGAAGGGCCGCCGCGAGGAGGCCGCCGAGCAGGCCCGTGCCGCCCACGACACCGCCGTGCGTCTCGGCGCGGCGCCGCTGCGCGAGGCGCTGGAGGCGCTGCTGCGGCGCGGGCGCCTGGCCGAGTCCCCGGACGCCGGGGAGCGCATCGCCGCGCTGACCGCGCGGGAGAGCGATGTCCTGCGGCTGCTCGGACACGGACGCACCAACCGCCAGATCGGCGAGGAGCTGTTCATCAGCGGCAAGACGGCCAGCGTCCATGTCTCCAACATCCTCGCCAAGCTGGGTGCCGCGAGCCGTACGGAGGCGGTGGCCATCGCCTACCGCGAGGGGCTGATCGAACCGGAGACGACACCGTCCGCGTGA
- a CDS encoding MFS transporter — MTNPTSTTPASGAPGALAGRREWTALGVLMLPLLLVSMDVSVLYFAIPSISADLEPSGTQQLWIFDIYAFVLAGLLMTMGSLGDRVGRRKLLLCGAAAFGTASVLAAYANSAETLIAARALLGVGGATLMPSTMAIIRTMFTDPGQRAKAIGLWSGVMTGGVALGSVMSGVLVQYFWWGSVFLVNLPAMALLLVLGPFLLPESRNPEPGRFDLPSVPLSMAAVLPVIYGIKEIPSEGWRTEYVVSVLVGLVFAALFVHRQRTAKSPLISPALFHGRGFAPAVVLNLISSFGMMGSAYFTTQYLQSVLGKSSMAAALWALLPTVLVGVAAPVSALLVQKGVHRAHVVSGGFVLAACGYGLLALAGTDSLWLVLAGAGVLASGIVTVMSQMMDLALGTVPVGNAGAASSLLETGAEFGGALGMAVLGSIGTAVYRHDIPAGVPAAAHETLGGALAVAARLPGHAGTALADAAREAFTHGMQAAAAGGAVLVLGAAVLATASLRRVTVRENGDLLGTGTDTGTGTGEPLPAAATAQGDGPAPA; from the coding sequence ATGACGAACCCGACGAGCACGACTCCCGCCTCCGGCGCCCCCGGCGCCCTGGCCGGCCGCCGCGAATGGACCGCCCTCGGCGTCCTGATGCTCCCGCTGCTCCTGGTCTCGATGGACGTCTCCGTCCTCTACTTCGCGATCCCCTCGATCAGCGCGGACCTGGAGCCGAGCGGCACCCAGCAGCTGTGGATCTTCGACATCTACGCGTTCGTGCTCGCCGGACTGCTGATGACGATGGGATCCCTCGGCGACCGCGTCGGGCGCCGCAAGCTGCTCCTGTGCGGCGCCGCCGCGTTCGGCACCGCCTCCGTCCTGGCCGCCTACGCGAACAGCGCCGAGACCCTGATCGCCGCCCGCGCCCTCCTCGGGGTCGGCGGCGCGACCCTGATGCCCTCGACGATGGCGATCATCCGGACGATGTTCACGGACCCCGGGCAGCGCGCGAAGGCGATCGGACTGTGGTCCGGCGTCATGACCGGCGGCGTCGCCCTCGGCTCGGTGATGAGCGGTGTCCTCGTCCAGTACTTCTGGTGGGGCTCGGTCTTCCTGGTCAACCTGCCCGCGATGGCGCTGCTGCTGGTCCTCGGCCCGTTCCTGCTGCCCGAGTCCAGGAACCCGGAGCCGGGCCGCTTCGACCTGCCGAGCGTCCCGCTGTCGATGGCCGCCGTGCTGCCGGTGATCTACGGCATCAAGGAGATCCCGTCCGAGGGCTGGCGGACCGAGTACGTCGTCTCGGTCCTGGTCGGCCTGGTCTTCGCCGCCCTGTTCGTGCACCGCCAGCGCACCGCGAAGTCCCCGCTGATCTCCCCCGCGCTCTTCCACGGCCGCGGCTTCGCCCCCGCCGTCGTCCTCAACCTGATCTCCTCCTTCGGCATGATGGGCTCGGCGTACTTCACCACCCAGTACCTCCAGTCGGTGCTCGGCAAGAGCTCCATGGCCGCCGCCCTGTGGGCCCTGCTCCCCACGGTCCTGGTCGGTGTGGCCGCGCCCGTCTCGGCGCTGCTCGTGCAGAAGGGCGTCCACCGGGCCCACGTCGTCTCCGGCGGATTCGTCCTCGCCGCCTGCGGCTACGGCCTGCTCGCCCTCGCCGGCACCGACTCCCTGTGGCTCGTGCTGGCCGGAGCGGGCGTCCTCGCCTCCGGGATCGTCACCGTGATGTCGCAGATGATGGACCTGGCTCTCGGCACGGTCCCCGTCGGCAACGCGGGCGCCGCCTCCTCCCTGCTGGAGACCGGGGCCGAGTTCGGCGGCGCCCTCGGGATGGCGGTCCTCGGCTCCATCGGCACCGCGGTCTACCGCCACGACATCCCGGCCGGCGTCCCGGCCGCGGCCCACGAGACCCTGGGCGGCGCCCTGGCCGTGGCCGCGCGGCTGCCGGGCCACGCCGGGACGGCCCTGGCCGACGCCGCCCGCGAGGCGTTCACCCACGGCATGCAGGCGGCGGCCGCCGGCGGCGCGGTCCTCGTGCTGGGCGCCGCCGTCCTCGCCACCGCGAGTCTGCGCAGGGTGACGGTGCGCGAGAACGGCGACCTCCTCGGCACCGGGACGGACACCGGCACCGGCACCGGCGAGCCGCTCCCCGCGGCGGCGACCGCGCAGGGCGACGGCCCGGCACCCGCCTGA
- a CDS encoding TetR/AcrR family transcriptional regulator, with amino-acid sequence MGHREDLLEGAKRCLLEKGFARTTARDIVKESGTNLASIGYHYGSKDALLAQAYVALVDEMPFDGEGAAAISGAPGSLERFREVWSNIVDTMREPGSLWRLSMEVMTIELPEVRDHLSRAQREGGRGLVALLMDVPEEEVSDERADTLGRFYLTLMTGLVAQWTFDPKTAPDADALTEGLRQVIEAVRETG; translated from the coding sequence ATGGGACACCGTGAGGATCTGCTCGAAGGCGCCAAGCGCTGCCTGCTGGAGAAGGGCTTCGCGCGCACCACGGCGCGCGACATCGTCAAGGAGTCGGGGACCAACCTGGCGTCCATCGGCTACCACTACGGCTCGAAGGACGCGCTGCTCGCGCAGGCCTATGTCGCGCTGGTGGACGAGATGCCCTTCGACGGCGAGGGCGCGGCTGCGATCAGCGGCGCCCCCGGTTCGCTGGAGCGGTTCCGTGAGGTCTGGTCCAACATCGTCGACACCATGCGCGAACCCGGCTCGCTCTGGCGGCTCAGCATGGAGGTCATGACCATCGAGCTGCCCGAGGTGCGCGACCATCTCTCCCGCGCCCAGCGGGAGGGCGGGCGGGGCCTGGTCGCGCTCCTCATGGACGTCCCCGAGGAAGAGGTGTCCGACGAGAGGGCGGACACCCTTGGCCGCTTCTATCTGACCCTGATGACGGGCCTCGTCGCCCAGTGGACCTTCGATCCGAAGACCGCCCCCGACGCGGACGCGCTGACCGAGGGGCTGCGGCAGGTGATCGAGGCGGTGCGCGAGACGGGGTGA